Sequence from the Arvicola amphibius chromosome 3, mArvAmp1.2, whole genome shotgun sequence genome:
CACCTGTAAATTTTATGACCTCTGATCCCTGTGTCATACGGCTCCAGTGGTCCCTGCAGAGCCGCAGACCCCTCTCACCTCCAGAATCTCAGCAACTCTCTTTCCCCTAGAGCCCCATGTGCCTGGGACTTCCTGTGCCCACCCCAAAAGCCGTAAGCAGAACCACCTCCCCAGAGTGCTGCACCCCAGCAACCCCCACATCAGCAGCGGCTCCACGGTGGCCACGTGCCTGAGCCAAGGCGGCCTCCAGGATGACCTGGACCATCTCATCCTGGAAGacctgaaggaggaagaggaggacgaggaggacggtGGGCCCCGAGAGTGACCCTGACCAGACGCACACAGGAACGGCAGACACGGTGTGTGGACACCTTGTGTTGTTATAAGATACTGGCTCGAGGAGATAGAAATACCCTTGGGGGTACTAATGGGACAGTCACAACTGCACAAGCCGGGTCAGCATAACAGCCTTCTTCAGAGAGTACGCCCCACCACGGAACTCGGCCCAGTAGACCCCGTCCTGGTAGCGGCTCCGGTAGTGACCTCCGTGGTACCACACACCATTAAGGTTGGAGTGGGCACAGGCGTGGTACCACCAGCCCCCACGATGGTACAGGGCACAGTTACCTGAGGGCAGAGACAGAGTTTTTGTTCCTACCAAAATAAAAGTATCTACCAGCACTTCTTTGTGCAAAGCTTTTGCAAGCATCCCTCAACCTTCCATATCTTATTGAATAGAAGCCCTAATCCTCCATCTCCTCACCAAAATAAAAGGCTCTGgcttctcactttcttcttcagAGTAACAGCCTTAATTCCCTATCTCCTTACCAAAATAAGAGGCATGCTTTTCCCATATATTTTGCAAAGTAATGTTATTCATTCCTTTGGGGGGGGGCTTCTGTTTCCAGATGGTTTATCCCAGGTGgactggcacacacctgtaatctcaacatgtGGGAGCAGAACAAAGAGGGTCTAGAGTTTCagatcagcctgggctccacagtgagatcgtatctcaaaaataaacaaacgtGGActaggatatagctcagtggtagtgtgctTAGATTGCAGAGtggggggaagagggagcagCTTTGTCCCCACCGAAAGAAGCTTAGCTTTCACTCAGCCCTTCTCACAGTGCAAGGTCCCTAGGTCTTAGTCAGCAGAGAAGAAATCGGGGCTCTCCGCGCCCCTGGCCTCCTGATGCTGAAGAACTtacctgtagcccaggctggccttgaactcccgcccctctggcctccatctgctAGAGCTGGGActccaggcctgtgccaccacacccagctcaccaGAAGGAAACCTGACACTTAGGTTTagtgtaggtgcccacagaggctagaagtatgggatcccctgggactagagcaacccagtgtgggtgctgagaacctaaCCCTGGAGGAATAGTTTgtgctttcaactgctgagccatctgcacCTCTCAGAAGGGAAAATTTGACTTTACCGCTTTTCACCCTAACAGGATTAGCAATCCCATCTTCCTGCCCTCCCACCAGAATAAAAATTCTCCCTACCAGAATAGGAGTCTCGGTCCCTGTCCACAGTGCTGAAAGGTTTGTCGTTGTGCCAGGAGAGGGAATCTCCGGCATCGCCGTGGTACTGGCCAAGCCGCAGACGGTAGTGGTCACTCTCAGGCTCCAAGGAGAAGCTGTCATAGTGGGCGCGTGCCCCGCGGCCCCCCCAGTCCTCTAGGAGGACCAGCAGCTCATGGTCCCCACGGCTGGTCACCTGATGCACGGGTTCCAAGCCCAGCCAGTATTCCCCATCTGGCCGCCCAAAGCCCGCCTGGAAGGGCGGGAGGAACAGGAGGTCAGGATGGGGTATCCTCAGCCAGCCTCCGTCACCCCTGCCACAAGCACCCACCTTGTAGTGCTGCCAGTTGGTGAAgaaattgactgagccatcttgccgccGCTGGATGACGGTCCAGCCTCCACCTTCCCGCTGCTGCTCACACCACACAGATACCAGGCGCCGGCCCAGCCGCAGCTCATACACCCCGCTCTGCCTGTGACCTGCCCCATGAGCCTCTGCGCAGTCCCGCCATGGACCTGTGACAAGGTACAGCCTGAGCCAACCAGGCCCTTGCTGGATCAGGGCCCTGACTCCCACCAGTTCCCTTACCCAGATAAAAGCCATCTTCTGTCTCCCTCTGAGGAAGAGCCATTTCCTTACCGTTTCTTCTCTCAAAAATCATGGTCTTATGAGCCAACTTCTCACCAAAGCAGAGTCCTAACCTCGCATGCCCTCATAGAATAAGTACCCATGcttattttctcctcttccaaTTTCTCACTATATTAAGAGGACTGgttggggatggagaaatggctcagtggtcaagagcactggctgctcttccagagaacccaggttcaattcccagcacccacatggcagctcacaactgtctgtgactccgagatctgacaccttgacacagacatatgtgcagacaaaacaccaatacacataaaaaataaattaattttaaaaaaaaggactggtcttgttttgtttttatactgcCGGGAGGCTGCGGAAGACCTTGGTGCTCTGCCAgtgagccacatctccaggctGTTCTTGTCACAGGCTAACAGCCCTTTCTTGTCCCCTCATTTCCCCTGGTCCCCACACTATGAGGCAAATCCTAACTCTAGAATTTCCATCTACCCAGATGGCACTGGAAGCCCTAGGTCATCATCTCACGCACATCCCATCGGGCCTGCCTCGACTTACCCACTGGCCTGGTGGAAACAGCAAGGTGCCCAGTAGGTGGGGTAGGAGACGGGAGCTCCTGCTGCCTCAAGTTCTGATCTCTCCGGTTCTCTGGGGTTCCGTCCAGCCTCCTGCTGGTGTTGCCAGCACTGCCCACTAGATTCAGAGGAACCAAAGGCACTAGAGGCAGTGGCAGGACCTGGGACCATATAGTCAGAAATAATTAACCGTTCCTCAGCTGAGGAGGCCAGCCATCCCCTGGCatggggagtggggagacaggCAGGGTCAGTAGAACAAATCTTCCACCAGATAAGCAGACAATCAGACAGGGCAGTGCCTCAGATTTATCACTGCCTACCAAAAGCCTAACTCTGGACTTCTGCTGGTGAGGCGTATGTGCAAAACATGAGGGGCAGAGAAGGGCACTGGTCTCCTGCTCTATCCTTCTCCCTGTTCCCTAGATATGGGGTCTCTCATGCACTTGAGCTGGCCTGGCATCCAGTAAGCCCCAGTAAACCTTCATCTGCCCACAGCCCTGgggcgggcacacacacacacgcacacacacacacacacacacacacacacacacacacacgcaggcccACCACAGCTCACAGctctggggcacacacacacacacacacacacacacacacacacaggcccaccACAGCCCTGGGGCACACACAGGCAGGCCCAGGCTTTCTGTGGTTCTGAGGATGGGAGCTCaagtgtgcatgctcacacaaaaCACTAGTCTTAACTGTTTCCCAATCCTGCTTTgttgtgtttgggtttttgtttcagAAAGGGTCTCACTCTCACTGGCTGGCCTGAGACTTGAGACAGCCCTCCAGTCTCCGCCTCCTGTCCTAGGGACAGCCCTCCAGTCTCCGCCTCCTGTCCTAGGGGTTACAGTTGTGtcctatgcctgcctgcctttcctctGTGCTCTTACACTCAGAGAAAGCTGGACGATTCCCACTCTGCTGTCGGTCACAGCTTCACTGCACAGATCTGCTGAGTTCCAGCACATGGACCCTAAACAATGTAGGAAAATCTGCAGAACTATCACGGATCCAAAATTCAGGGCCAACTCTGGGGGTGTGGTTGGTTCAACTGTAGAGCAGTTGCCTCACGTGCAGGAGGCCATGGATACAACAAAACCACCAGGAATGAAAACCACAGCCCAAGCCAGGCCTGTGGTCAAATGTTtgtcattccagcacttaggaggcagggcgTAAgaatcaaggtcatcctcagctaccaaGAAGTTAgaacccagcctgggctacgtgagtcCATctcacttgatcttagccaaaaggccgagAAGTAATGAGAgtccatctcaaaaaaagaaaaacaaaaaaaatcctgatgACAGAAATAGCCCAAAGTTCAGAAGCCTCATATAGTTACAGGAATATATTGTCTTGGAGGCTAGAcgttggttcagcagttaagagcactggctgctcctccagaggacccaggttcaattcccagcacccacatagtgactcacagctgtctgtaactccagttccaaatcGCTTCTGGCCTGTCTGGAcactacacacccacacatggtgcagacatacatatgtgcaggcaaaacacccacacacattaaaatggaaatctttaaaaacaagatcggggaaaaaaaaaaagtatcaaaagCTAggcggtggtgttgcacgcctttattcccagcactcgggaggcgaggcaggtggatctctgtgagtttgagcccaccctgatctacaaagcgagttccagaacagacagggagggctatgcagagaaattctgcctcggaaaaaaacaaaagaatatgctCTCCTTGTGTATGGTGAGCATGAGCCTCGGCTCCTGCCAATATCCTTCTTGGGAGAGGAGGAGGCTCTCCCCAGCCGTTTGCCCGAAAAAGCAGAGGGTGGCGCCACAGGCACCGGTTCAGATTTAGGACCAGTGATCGCGCGCCGGAGGTACCTGCTGCTGGCCCCGGTCCGGGTCGGCGCACGCGCGCTGCAGGCGGCCCAGGAGGCGGCTATGCTGGCTCACAAGCTGCGCATGCTCGCGGAGCTGCGCGTCCAGCTGCTGCAGGAGCGCCGCCGTCCGGTGCGCCTCGGCCTCAGCGTGCAACGCGCGCTGCGCGAGCAGACTGAGCGCCGCAGCAGGCTCCGCCTCCGGGTCAGgctccgcctccgcctccgcctccggCTGCAGTTGCGCGCGCAGCTGGCCCAGGCGCGTGTTCAGGCCGCGGCTGTGCTCACGTAGCGCGCGCACCTCGCCCGCGAGCGCACCTCCCTCGGCCGCGCGCCTCTGCAGCGCGCTCAGCAGCTCCTCCTGGCGGCCCACGCGCAGGCGCAACGCGGCCAGCTCGCCGTCGTGGGAGGCGTCGGCATTCCCGCAGACAGCGCCCGTCGCCTTCTGCGGGGACAGTACCAGCGTGACGCGACATCGCGCGGCACCTCCACGTGCCCGCCAAGCGCCCAGCAGGAGTAGCAGCTGCAACGTGCACAGCCTGACAGTGCCCATAGCCACCTGCAGCGGAGAGGGAGGAAGCCGTTGTATTTTAGCCCAGACTGGTCCCAAAGCTCCCATGTACCGAGGAGGACCATGAAGTCCTGATCCCCGAGCTTCACCtcccacggtgtgtgtgtgtgtgtgtgtgtgtgtgtgtgtgtgtgtgtgtgtgtgtgtgtgtgtgtgtaaccctaGGCCTCACTCATGCTAGGCACCTCACctcccacagtgtgtgtgtgtaaccctaGGCCTCACTCATGCTAGGCAGCTCATTTCTAATTTGAGAcatatcactatgtagcccaaagcTGGTTCCGAACTCGTTAGATGGCtggtgtgtgccgccatgccaCGCTCCACACTGTGTCCACACCAGATTAATATTCAAGGCTCCCCATTCCTGCCCTTGCAGAGCGCACACCAAGGTCCCCATGCCATCCATCCCCCAAACATTCTGTCACACACACTTGCACCTGCTCAGAAGGTAGCAAGAGTGCAAAGACACTGGGGTTGGACCTCGTTTTCGATGCACTGAAAAGAACAAATCGCAAGGAGGCCTGTGAGGGTGGCATAGAAGGAAAGGGAGTGAACGGAAGCCGGGAAAGCCGGGAGTGAAAGGCCTCTGCTCTAAAGCACTGGGAAGGATGGAGTTTCTGAGCTAGAGACTGGGTGTGTGCGGTAGCTACAACAGCCCCTCATGCAGGAGCTCCTAAGCAGGGGCCAGGGTCTTTTCTTTGTCTGGTACATGTGGCTGCCTTCTCGGGCAA
This genomic interval carries:
- the Angptl6 gene encoding angiopoietin-related protein 6 isoform X1; this translates as MGTVRLCTLQLLLLLGAWRARGGAARCRVTLVLSPQKATGAVCGNADASHDGELAALRLRVGRQEELLSALQRRAAEGGALAGEVRALREHSRGLNTRLGQLRAQLQPEAEAEAEPDPEAEPAAALSLLAQRALHAEAEAHRTAALLQQLDAQLREHAQLVSQHSRLLGRLQRACADPDRGQQQVLPLPLVPLVPLNLVGSAGNTSRRLDGTPENRRDQNLRQQELPSPTPPTGHLAVSTRPVGPWRDCAEAHGAGHRQSGVYELRLGRRLVSVWCEQQREGGGWTVIQRRQDGSVNFFTNWQHYKVGACGRGDGGWLRIPHPDLLFLPPFQAGFGRPDGEYWLGLEPVHQVTSRGDHELLVLLEDWGGRGARAHYDSFSLEPESDHYRLRLGQYHGDAGDSLSWHNDKPFSTVDRDRDSYSGNCALYHRGGWWYHACAHSNLNGVWYHGGHYRSRYQDGVYWAEFRGGAYSLKKAVMLTRLVQL
- the Angptl6 gene encoding angiopoietin-related protein 6 isoform X2, with the protein product MGTVRLCTLQLLLLLGAWRARGGAARCRVTLVLSPQKATGAVCGNADASHDGELAALRLRVGRQEELLSALQRRAAEGGALAGEVRALREHSRGLNTRLGQLRAQLQPEAEAEAEPDPEAEPAAALSLLAQRALHAEAEAHRTAALLQQLDAQLREHAQLVSQHSRLLGRLQRACADPDRGQQQVLPLPLVPLVPLNLVGSAGNTSRRLDGTPENRRDQNLRQQELPSPTPPTGHLAVSTRPVGPWRDCAEAHGAGHRQSGVYELRLGRRLVSVWCEQQREGGGWTVIQRRQDGSVNFFTNWQHYKAGFGRPDGEYWLGLEPVHQVTSRGDHELLVLLEDWGGRGARAHYDSFSLEPESDHYRLRLGQYHGDAGDSLSWHNDKPFSTVDRDRDSYSGNCALYHRGGWWYHACAHSNLNGVWYHGGHYRSRYQDGVYWAEFRGGAYSLKKAVMLTRLVQL